From the genome of Penaeus chinensis breed Huanghai No. 1 chromosome 8, ASM1920278v2, whole genome shotgun sequence, one region includes:
- the LOC125027754 gene encoding ral guanine nucleotide dissociation stimulator-like isoform X3: MKTFSKTVVQSPWNKVTSDINSYIKRQMVHITGWRFGSVNYKAPTWRLWGEEKTEDAIYTVYLKKVRYHHPSRSITQESDDDEISHLEWETVRVRFLKAGTLEKLIESLASDSGELESTFVNVFLATYRTFASTKQVLNLILDRYLALNSSSNKIKIPPHLREDHKKALRLTLQVWLDAYPEDFRDPPKFTCLQQLREFTRANLPDSDLNIKVGYKLEKMRKEEETKGSPMLERILSCEEMRIHCSSPMKNGHHQPYEFLDISEETFAQQLTRMDTVLFKGVVAHQCLGSVWSRRDRGRGDSAATVTATVDQFNAVSFRVQSTILVDTELKPSQRARLIVKWIDIAQELRMLKNFSSLKAIISGLQSNPIYRLKKTWGAVIKDKAELFEELARIFSEENNQLNQRELLMKEGTAKHAETAHANDRHLPKALEKLAINPLAVSYGTIPYLGTFLTDLTMIDTAIPDTVSNGLINFDKKRKEFEVLAQIRLLQGAANAYQMVRDEMFERWWDSVLVLDDKEAWRLSCQIEPQGSSAPSSTRESRMRKRAQFSHRKNDSIASTSSGSSSSQFFFDNDSINSPTSHNDTCSLERKMSTSSSSSSLPSLDVSVHSGGTSTSGRTPDRTSSNSQQQQSTQSPYITPDFYIIRVSIESSAHEIEGVNLYKSIMLSNSERTVSVIRKAMEKHGFEGNPEDYTLAQFLPDGEMLLPASANVYYAINTQYDLNFVLRRRRHGDENTIIRKNPVKDHKMRKKLLMA, from the exons gcgCCGACTTGGCGACTATGGggcgaagaaaaaacagaagacgcCATCTATACCGTGTACCTGAAGAAGGTTCGCTACCATCATCCTTCCAGGAGTATAACGCAA GAATCTGACGATGACGAGATCTCCCACCTGGAATGGGAGACCGTCCGGGTTCGGTTCCTCAAGGCGGGAACCCTGGAGAAGCTTATCGAGTCCCTGGCATCTGATTCCGGCGAGTTGGAGTCGACTTTCGTGAACGTCTTTCTTGCGACCTACCGCACCTTCGCCTCCACCAAACAAGTCCTAAACTTAATTCTCGACCGCTACCTCGCCCTTAACTCAAGtagtaataagataaaaataccaCCACATCTCCGGGAAGATCATAAAAA GGCTTTGAGATTAACCCTGCAAGTATGGCTGGATGCCTACCCAGAGGACTTCCGGGACCCCCCCAAGTTCACGTGTCTGCAGCAGCTGCGGGAGTTCACGAGGGCCAACCTCCCGGACTCCGACCTCAACATCAAAGTCGGATACAAGCTcgagaagatgagaaaagaagaagagacgaaag GTTCTCCCATGTTGGAAAGGATATTGTCATGTGAAGAGATGAGAATCCATTGTTCCTCGCCCATGAAAAATGGACACCACCAGCCTTATGAATTCCTTGATATCTCAGAAGAAACTTTTGCCCAGCAGCTAACAAGAATGGACACT GTTCTCTTCAAGGGCGTTGTGGCCCATCAGTGCCTCGGTTCAGTCTGGTCAAGGAGGGACCGTGGGCGAGGGGACTCTGCAGCAACAGTGACAGCTACAGTAGACCAGTTTAATGCAGTCAGCTTCCGTGTGCAGTCTACCATCCTTGTGGACACTGAACTTAAGCCTTCTCAGCGTGCCAGACTCATAGTCAAGTGGATTGATATTGCTCAA GAGTTGAGGATGCTGAAGAACTTCTCTTCCCTGAAGGCCATCATTTCAGGATTGCAATCAAATCCTATATACAGATTGAAGAAGACATGGGGTGCTGTCATAAAGGATAAG GCTGAGCTCTTTGAGGAATTGGCAAGAATCTTCAGTGAAGAAAATAATCAGCTGAACCAGCGAGAGTTACTCATGAAGGAGGGAACTGCCAAACATGCAGAGACTGCTCATGCTAATGACAGACATCTTCCAAAGGCACTAGAGAAATTGGCAATTAACCCATTG GCTGTGAGTTATGGAACCATTCCATATCTTGGTACATTCCTGACGGATCTCACAATGATTGACACAGCTATTCCAGATACTGTGTCTAATGGCCTCATTAACTTTGACAAGAAGCGTAAAGAATTTGAGGTTCTTGCTCAG ATACGTCTGCTACAAGGGGCAGCTAATGCATACCAGATGGTAAGGGATGAGATGTTTGAGAGATGGTGGGACTCAGTATTGGTTTTAGATGACAAGGAGGCTTGGAGGCTGTCTTGTCAGATTGAACCCCAAGGATCTTCAGCTCCATCATCAACTAGAGAGAGTAGAATGCGGAAAAGAGCACA ATTTAGTCACAGGAAGAATGACAGCATAGCAAGTACTTCTAGTGGATCATCTAGTAGTCAGTTCTTCTTTGATAATGATTCAATCAACAGCCCAACAAGTCACAATGACACATGTTCTCTTGAGAGAAAG ATGTCAACTTCTTCAAGCAGCTCGTCCCTACCTTCCCTTGATGTTTCTGTTCACTCTGGTGGCACTTCCACATCTGGTCGAACACCAGATCGTACCTCAAGCAACTCGCAGCAGCAGCAGTCAACGCAATCTCCTTATATTACTCCAGACTTTTACATTATTAGAGTTTCAATTGAGAGTAGTGCCCATGAAATTGAAG GTGTTAATCTCTACAAAAGCATAATGCTGAGCAACTCAGAACGTACGGTGTCAGTAATTCGAAAAGCCATGGAAAAGCATGGATTTGAAGGCAATCCAGAGGACTATACTCTTGCACAATTCCTACCTGATGGTG AAATGCTACTTCCTGCCTCTGCTAATGTATACTACGCCATCAACACTCAGTATGACTTGAACTTTGTTCTTAGACGGCGAAGACATGGTGATGAAAACACAATAATCAGAAAGAATCCTGTTAAAGATCACAAAATGAGGAAAAAGCTCCTGATGGCTTAG
- the LOC125027754 gene encoding ral guanine nucleotide dissociation stimulator-like isoform X1 — MATCPTYFRANMCLAVSSALGRCVLAGDPCLALKVEPKPSASKGRDDQAPTWRLWGEEKTEDAIYTVYLKKVRYHHPSRSITQESDDDEISHLEWETVRVRFLKAGTLEKLIESLASDSGELESTFVNVFLATYRTFASTKQVLNLILDRYLALNSSSNKIKIPPHLREDHKKALRLTLQVWLDAYPEDFRDPPKFTCLQQLREFTRANLPDSDLNIKVGYKLEKMRKEEETKGSPMLERILSCEEMRIHCSSPMKNGHHQPYEFLDISEETFAQQLTRMDTVLFKGVVAHQCLGSVWSRRDRGRGDSAATVTATVDQFNAVSFRVQSTILVDTELKPSQRARLIVKWIDIAQELRMLKNFSSLKAIISGLQSNPIYRLKKTWGAVIKDKAELFEELARIFSEENNQLNQRELLMKEGTAKHAETAHANDRHLPKALEKLAINPLAVSYGTIPYLGTFLTDLTMIDTAIPDTVSNGLINFDKKRKEFEVLAQIRLLQGAANAYQMVRDEMFERWWDSVLVLDDKEAWRLSCQIEPQGSSAPSSTRESRMRKRAQFSHRKNDSIASTSSGSSSSQFFFDNDSINSPTSHNDTCSLERKMSTSSSSSSLPSLDVSVHSGGTSTSGRTPDRTSSNSQQQQSTQSPYITPDFYIIRVSIESSAHEIEGVNLYKSIMLSNSERTVSVIRKAMEKHGFEGNPEDYTLAQFLPDGEMLLPASANVYYAINTQYDLNFVLRRRRHGDENTIIRKNPVKDHKMRKKLLMA, encoded by the exons gcgCCGACTTGGCGACTATGGggcgaagaaaaaacagaagacgcCATCTATACCGTGTACCTGAAGAAGGTTCGCTACCATCATCCTTCCAGGAGTATAACGCAA GAATCTGACGATGACGAGATCTCCCACCTGGAATGGGAGACCGTCCGGGTTCGGTTCCTCAAGGCGGGAACCCTGGAGAAGCTTATCGAGTCCCTGGCATCTGATTCCGGCGAGTTGGAGTCGACTTTCGTGAACGTCTTTCTTGCGACCTACCGCACCTTCGCCTCCACCAAACAAGTCCTAAACTTAATTCTCGACCGCTACCTCGCCCTTAACTCAAGtagtaataagataaaaataccaCCACATCTCCGGGAAGATCATAAAAA GGCTTTGAGATTAACCCTGCAAGTATGGCTGGATGCCTACCCAGAGGACTTCCGGGACCCCCCCAAGTTCACGTGTCTGCAGCAGCTGCGGGAGTTCACGAGGGCCAACCTCCCGGACTCCGACCTCAACATCAAAGTCGGATACAAGCTcgagaagatgagaaaagaagaagagacgaaag GTTCTCCCATGTTGGAAAGGATATTGTCATGTGAAGAGATGAGAATCCATTGTTCCTCGCCCATGAAAAATGGACACCACCAGCCTTATGAATTCCTTGATATCTCAGAAGAAACTTTTGCCCAGCAGCTAACAAGAATGGACACT GTTCTCTTCAAGGGCGTTGTGGCCCATCAGTGCCTCGGTTCAGTCTGGTCAAGGAGGGACCGTGGGCGAGGGGACTCTGCAGCAACAGTGACAGCTACAGTAGACCAGTTTAATGCAGTCAGCTTCCGTGTGCAGTCTACCATCCTTGTGGACACTGAACTTAAGCCTTCTCAGCGTGCCAGACTCATAGTCAAGTGGATTGATATTGCTCAA GAGTTGAGGATGCTGAAGAACTTCTCTTCCCTGAAGGCCATCATTTCAGGATTGCAATCAAATCCTATATACAGATTGAAGAAGACATGGGGTGCTGTCATAAAGGATAAG GCTGAGCTCTTTGAGGAATTGGCAAGAATCTTCAGTGAAGAAAATAATCAGCTGAACCAGCGAGAGTTACTCATGAAGGAGGGAACTGCCAAACATGCAGAGACTGCTCATGCTAATGACAGACATCTTCCAAAGGCACTAGAGAAATTGGCAATTAACCCATTG GCTGTGAGTTATGGAACCATTCCATATCTTGGTACATTCCTGACGGATCTCACAATGATTGACACAGCTATTCCAGATACTGTGTCTAATGGCCTCATTAACTTTGACAAGAAGCGTAAAGAATTTGAGGTTCTTGCTCAG ATACGTCTGCTACAAGGGGCAGCTAATGCATACCAGATGGTAAGGGATGAGATGTTTGAGAGATGGTGGGACTCAGTATTGGTTTTAGATGACAAGGAGGCTTGGAGGCTGTCTTGTCAGATTGAACCCCAAGGATCTTCAGCTCCATCATCAACTAGAGAGAGTAGAATGCGGAAAAGAGCACA ATTTAGTCACAGGAAGAATGACAGCATAGCAAGTACTTCTAGTGGATCATCTAGTAGTCAGTTCTTCTTTGATAATGATTCAATCAACAGCCCAACAAGTCACAATGACACATGTTCTCTTGAGAGAAAG ATGTCAACTTCTTCAAGCAGCTCGTCCCTACCTTCCCTTGATGTTTCTGTTCACTCTGGTGGCACTTCCACATCTGGTCGAACACCAGATCGTACCTCAAGCAACTCGCAGCAGCAGCAGTCAACGCAATCTCCTTATATTACTCCAGACTTTTACATTATTAGAGTTTCAATTGAGAGTAGTGCCCATGAAATTGAAG GTGTTAATCTCTACAAAAGCATAATGCTGAGCAACTCAGAACGTACGGTGTCAGTAATTCGAAAAGCCATGGAAAAGCATGGATTTGAAGGCAATCCAGAGGACTATACTCTTGCACAATTCCTACCTGATGGTG AAATGCTACTTCCTGCCTCTGCTAATGTATACTACGCCATCAACACTCAGTATGACTTGAACTTTGTTCTTAGACGGCGAAGACATGGTGATGAAAACACAATAATCAGAAAGAATCCTGTTAAAGATCACAAAATGAGGAAAAAGCTCCTGATGGCTTAG
- the LOC125027754 gene encoding ral guanine nucleotide dissociation stimulator-like isoform X6, producing the protein MNTEAPTWRLWGEEKTEDAIYTVYLKKVRYHHPSRSITQESDDDEISHLEWETVRVRFLKAGTLEKLIESLASDSGELESTFVNVFLATYRTFASTKQVLNLILDRYLALNSSSNKIKIPPHLREDHKKALRLTLQVWLDAYPEDFRDPPKFTCLQQLREFTRANLPDSDLNIKVGYKLEKMRKEEETKGSPMLERILSCEEMRIHCSSPMKNGHHQPYEFLDISEETFAQQLTRMDTVLFKGVVAHQCLGSVWSRRDRGRGDSAATVTATVDQFNAVSFRVQSTILVDTELKPSQRARLIVKWIDIAQELRMLKNFSSLKAIISGLQSNPIYRLKKTWGAVIKDKAELFEELARIFSEENNQLNQRELLMKEGTAKHAETAHANDRHLPKALEKLAINPLAVSYGTIPYLGTFLTDLTMIDTAIPDTVSNGLINFDKKRKEFEVLAQIRLLQGAANAYQMVRDEMFERWWDSVLVLDDKEAWRLSCQIEPQGSSAPSSTRESRMRKRAQFSHRKNDSIASTSSGSSSSQFFFDNDSINSPTSHNDTCSLERKMSTSSSSSSLPSLDVSVHSGGTSTSGRTPDRTSSNSQQQQSTQSPYITPDFYIIRVSIESSAHEIEGVNLYKSIMLSNSERTVSVIRKAMEKHGFEGNPEDYTLAQFLPDGEMLLPASANVYYAINTQYDLNFVLRRRRHGDENTIIRKNPVKDHKMRKKLLMA; encoded by the exons gcgCCGACTTGGCGACTATGGggcgaagaaaaaacagaagacgcCATCTATACCGTGTACCTGAAGAAGGTTCGCTACCATCATCCTTCCAGGAGTATAACGCAA GAATCTGACGATGACGAGATCTCCCACCTGGAATGGGAGACCGTCCGGGTTCGGTTCCTCAAGGCGGGAACCCTGGAGAAGCTTATCGAGTCCCTGGCATCTGATTCCGGCGAGTTGGAGTCGACTTTCGTGAACGTCTTTCTTGCGACCTACCGCACCTTCGCCTCCACCAAACAAGTCCTAAACTTAATTCTCGACCGCTACCTCGCCCTTAACTCAAGtagtaataagataaaaataccaCCACATCTCCGGGAAGATCATAAAAA GGCTTTGAGATTAACCCTGCAAGTATGGCTGGATGCCTACCCAGAGGACTTCCGGGACCCCCCCAAGTTCACGTGTCTGCAGCAGCTGCGGGAGTTCACGAGGGCCAACCTCCCGGACTCCGACCTCAACATCAAAGTCGGATACAAGCTcgagaagatgagaaaagaagaagagacgaaag GTTCTCCCATGTTGGAAAGGATATTGTCATGTGAAGAGATGAGAATCCATTGTTCCTCGCCCATGAAAAATGGACACCACCAGCCTTATGAATTCCTTGATATCTCAGAAGAAACTTTTGCCCAGCAGCTAACAAGAATGGACACT GTTCTCTTCAAGGGCGTTGTGGCCCATCAGTGCCTCGGTTCAGTCTGGTCAAGGAGGGACCGTGGGCGAGGGGACTCTGCAGCAACAGTGACAGCTACAGTAGACCAGTTTAATGCAGTCAGCTTCCGTGTGCAGTCTACCATCCTTGTGGACACTGAACTTAAGCCTTCTCAGCGTGCCAGACTCATAGTCAAGTGGATTGATATTGCTCAA GAGTTGAGGATGCTGAAGAACTTCTCTTCCCTGAAGGCCATCATTTCAGGATTGCAATCAAATCCTATATACAGATTGAAGAAGACATGGGGTGCTGTCATAAAGGATAAG GCTGAGCTCTTTGAGGAATTGGCAAGAATCTTCAGTGAAGAAAATAATCAGCTGAACCAGCGAGAGTTACTCATGAAGGAGGGAACTGCCAAACATGCAGAGACTGCTCATGCTAATGACAGACATCTTCCAAAGGCACTAGAGAAATTGGCAATTAACCCATTG GCTGTGAGTTATGGAACCATTCCATATCTTGGTACATTCCTGACGGATCTCACAATGATTGACACAGCTATTCCAGATACTGTGTCTAATGGCCTCATTAACTTTGACAAGAAGCGTAAAGAATTTGAGGTTCTTGCTCAG ATACGTCTGCTACAAGGGGCAGCTAATGCATACCAGATGGTAAGGGATGAGATGTTTGAGAGATGGTGGGACTCAGTATTGGTTTTAGATGACAAGGAGGCTTGGAGGCTGTCTTGTCAGATTGAACCCCAAGGATCTTCAGCTCCATCATCAACTAGAGAGAGTAGAATGCGGAAAAGAGCACA ATTTAGTCACAGGAAGAATGACAGCATAGCAAGTACTTCTAGTGGATCATCTAGTAGTCAGTTCTTCTTTGATAATGATTCAATCAACAGCCCAACAAGTCACAATGACACATGTTCTCTTGAGAGAAAG ATGTCAACTTCTTCAAGCAGCTCGTCCCTACCTTCCCTTGATGTTTCTGTTCACTCTGGTGGCACTTCCACATCTGGTCGAACACCAGATCGTACCTCAAGCAACTCGCAGCAGCAGCAGTCAACGCAATCTCCTTATATTACTCCAGACTTTTACATTATTAGAGTTTCAATTGAGAGTAGTGCCCATGAAATTGAAG GTGTTAATCTCTACAAAAGCATAATGCTGAGCAACTCAGAACGTACGGTGTCAGTAATTCGAAAAGCCATGGAAAAGCATGGATTTGAAGGCAATCCAGAGGACTATACTCTTGCACAATTCCTACCTGATGGTG AAATGCTACTTCCTGCCTCTGCTAATGTATACTACGCCATCAACACTCAGTATGACTTGAACTTTGTTCTTAGACGGCGAAGACATGGTGATGAAAACACAATAATCAGAAAGAATCCTGTTAAAGATCACAAAATGAGGAAAAAGCTCCTGATGGCTTAG
- the LOC125027754 gene encoding ral guanine nucleotide dissociation stimulator-like isoform X2: MTYKSTMKIYINDLNLDDIKGDEEEEIEWDLVKCEPKTTWYIFEEKEAPTWRLWGEEKTEDAIYTVYLKKVRYHHPSRSITQESDDDEISHLEWETVRVRFLKAGTLEKLIESLASDSGELESTFVNVFLATYRTFASTKQVLNLILDRYLALNSSSNKIKIPPHLREDHKKALRLTLQVWLDAYPEDFRDPPKFTCLQQLREFTRANLPDSDLNIKVGYKLEKMRKEEETKGSPMLERILSCEEMRIHCSSPMKNGHHQPYEFLDISEETFAQQLTRMDTVLFKGVVAHQCLGSVWSRRDRGRGDSAATVTATVDQFNAVSFRVQSTILVDTELKPSQRARLIVKWIDIAQELRMLKNFSSLKAIISGLQSNPIYRLKKTWGAVIKDKAELFEELARIFSEENNQLNQRELLMKEGTAKHAETAHANDRHLPKALEKLAINPLAVSYGTIPYLGTFLTDLTMIDTAIPDTVSNGLINFDKKRKEFEVLAQIRLLQGAANAYQMVRDEMFERWWDSVLVLDDKEAWRLSCQIEPQGSSAPSSTRESRMRKRAQFSHRKNDSIASTSSGSSSSQFFFDNDSINSPTSHNDTCSLERKMSTSSSSSSLPSLDVSVHSGGTSTSGRTPDRTSSNSQQQQSTQSPYITPDFYIIRVSIESSAHEIEGVNLYKSIMLSNSERTVSVIRKAMEKHGFEGNPEDYTLAQFLPDGEMLLPASANVYYAINTQYDLNFVLRRRRHGDENTIIRKNPVKDHKMRKKLLMA; this comes from the exons gcgCCGACTTGGCGACTATGGggcgaagaaaaaacagaagacgcCATCTATACCGTGTACCTGAAGAAGGTTCGCTACCATCATCCTTCCAGGAGTATAACGCAA GAATCTGACGATGACGAGATCTCCCACCTGGAATGGGAGACCGTCCGGGTTCGGTTCCTCAAGGCGGGAACCCTGGAGAAGCTTATCGAGTCCCTGGCATCTGATTCCGGCGAGTTGGAGTCGACTTTCGTGAACGTCTTTCTTGCGACCTACCGCACCTTCGCCTCCACCAAACAAGTCCTAAACTTAATTCTCGACCGCTACCTCGCCCTTAACTCAAGtagtaataagataaaaataccaCCACATCTCCGGGAAGATCATAAAAA GGCTTTGAGATTAACCCTGCAAGTATGGCTGGATGCCTACCCAGAGGACTTCCGGGACCCCCCCAAGTTCACGTGTCTGCAGCAGCTGCGGGAGTTCACGAGGGCCAACCTCCCGGACTCCGACCTCAACATCAAAGTCGGATACAAGCTcgagaagatgagaaaagaagaagagacgaaag GTTCTCCCATGTTGGAAAGGATATTGTCATGTGAAGAGATGAGAATCCATTGTTCCTCGCCCATGAAAAATGGACACCACCAGCCTTATGAATTCCTTGATATCTCAGAAGAAACTTTTGCCCAGCAGCTAACAAGAATGGACACT GTTCTCTTCAAGGGCGTTGTGGCCCATCAGTGCCTCGGTTCAGTCTGGTCAAGGAGGGACCGTGGGCGAGGGGACTCTGCAGCAACAGTGACAGCTACAGTAGACCAGTTTAATGCAGTCAGCTTCCGTGTGCAGTCTACCATCCTTGTGGACACTGAACTTAAGCCTTCTCAGCGTGCCAGACTCATAGTCAAGTGGATTGATATTGCTCAA GAGTTGAGGATGCTGAAGAACTTCTCTTCCCTGAAGGCCATCATTTCAGGATTGCAATCAAATCCTATATACAGATTGAAGAAGACATGGGGTGCTGTCATAAAGGATAAG GCTGAGCTCTTTGAGGAATTGGCAAGAATCTTCAGTGAAGAAAATAATCAGCTGAACCAGCGAGAGTTACTCATGAAGGAGGGAACTGCCAAACATGCAGAGACTGCTCATGCTAATGACAGACATCTTCCAAAGGCACTAGAGAAATTGGCAATTAACCCATTG GCTGTGAGTTATGGAACCATTCCATATCTTGGTACATTCCTGACGGATCTCACAATGATTGACACAGCTATTCCAGATACTGTGTCTAATGGCCTCATTAACTTTGACAAGAAGCGTAAAGAATTTGAGGTTCTTGCTCAG ATACGTCTGCTACAAGGGGCAGCTAATGCATACCAGATGGTAAGGGATGAGATGTTTGAGAGATGGTGGGACTCAGTATTGGTTTTAGATGACAAGGAGGCTTGGAGGCTGTCTTGTCAGATTGAACCCCAAGGATCTTCAGCTCCATCATCAACTAGAGAGAGTAGAATGCGGAAAAGAGCACA ATTTAGTCACAGGAAGAATGACAGCATAGCAAGTACTTCTAGTGGATCATCTAGTAGTCAGTTCTTCTTTGATAATGATTCAATCAACAGCCCAACAAGTCACAATGACACATGTTCTCTTGAGAGAAAG ATGTCAACTTCTTCAAGCAGCTCGTCCCTACCTTCCCTTGATGTTTCTGTTCACTCTGGTGGCACTTCCACATCTGGTCGAACACCAGATCGTACCTCAAGCAACTCGCAGCAGCAGCAGTCAACGCAATCTCCTTATATTACTCCAGACTTTTACATTATTAGAGTTTCAATTGAGAGTAGTGCCCATGAAATTGAAG GTGTTAATCTCTACAAAAGCATAATGCTGAGCAACTCAGAACGTACGGTGTCAGTAATTCGAAAAGCCATGGAAAAGCATGGATTTGAAGGCAATCCAGAGGACTATACTCTTGCACAATTCCTACCTGATGGTG AAATGCTACTTCCTGCCTCTGCTAATGTATACTACGCCATCAACACTCAGTATGACTTGAACTTTGTTCTTAGACGGCGAAGACATGGTGATGAAAACACAATAATCAGAAAGAATCCTGTTAAAGATCACAAAATGAGGAAAAAGCTCCTGATGGCTTAG
- the LOC125027754 gene encoding ral guanine nucleotide dissociation stimulator-like 1 isoform X4, translated as MRFTRDEAPTWRLWGEEKTEDAIYTVYLKKVRYHHPSRSITQESDDDEISHLEWETVRVRFLKAGTLEKLIESLASDSGELESTFVNVFLATYRTFASTKQVLNLILDRYLALNSSSNKIKIPPHLREDHKKALRLTLQVWLDAYPEDFRDPPKFTCLQQLREFTRANLPDSDLNIKVGYKLEKMRKEEETKGSPMLERILSCEEMRIHCSSPMKNGHHQPYEFLDISEETFAQQLTRMDTVLFKGVVAHQCLGSVWSRRDRGRGDSAATVTATVDQFNAVSFRVQSTILVDTELKPSQRARLIVKWIDIAQELRMLKNFSSLKAIISGLQSNPIYRLKKTWGAVIKDKAELFEELARIFSEENNQLNQRELLMKEGTAKHAETAHANDRHLPKALEKLAINPLAVSYGTIPYLGTFLTDLTMIDTAIPDTVSNGLINFDKKRKEFEVLAQIRLLQGAANAYQMVRDEMFERWWDSVLVLDDKEAWRLSCQIEPQGSSAPSSTRESRMRKRAQFSHRKNDSIASTSSGSSSSQFFFDNDSINSPTSHNDTCSLERKMSTSSSSSSLPSLDVSVHSGGTSTSGRTPDRTSSNSQQQQSTQSPYITPDFYIIRVSIESSAHEIEGVNLYKSIMLSNSERTVSVIRKAMEKHGFEGNPEDYTLAQFLPDGEMLLPASANVYYAINTQYDLNFVLRRRRHGDENTIIRKNPVKDHKMRKKLLMA; from the exons gcgCCGACTTGGCGACTATGGggcgaagaaaaaacagaagacgcCATCTATACCGTGTACCTGAAGAAGGTTCGCTACCATCATCCTTCCAGGAGTATAACGCAA GAATCTGACGATGACGAGATCTCCCACCTGGAATGGGAGACCGTCCGGGTTCGGTTCCTCAAGGCGGGAACCCTGGAGAAGCTTATCGAGTCCCTGGCATCTGATTCCGGCGAGTTGGAGTCGACTTTCGTGAACGTCTTTCTTGCGACCTACCGCACCTTCGCCTCCACCAAACAAGTCCTAAACTTAATTCTCGACCGCTACCTCGCCCTTAACTCAAGtagtaataagataaaaataccaCCACATCTCCGGGAAGATCATAAAAA GGCTTTGAGATTAACCCTGCAAGTATGGCTGGATGCCTACCCAGAGGACTTCCGGGACCCCCCCAAGTTCACGTGTCTGCAGCAGCTGCGGGAGTTCACGAGGGCCAACCTCCCGGACTCCGACCTCAACATCAAAGTCGGATACAAGCTcgagaagatgagaaaagaagaagagacgaaag GTTCTCCCATGTTGGAAAGGATATTGTCATGTGAAGAGATGAGAATCCATTGTTCCTCGCCCATGAAAAATGGACACCACCAGCCTTATGAATTCCTTGATATCTCAGAAGAAACTTTTGCCCAGCAGCTAACAAGAATGGACACT GTTCTCTTCAAGGGCGTTGTGGCCCATCAGTGCCTCGGTTCAGTCTGGTCAAGGAGGGACCGTGGGCGAGGGGACTCTGCAGCAACAGTGACAGCTACAGTAGACCAGTTTAATGCAGTCAGCTTCCGTGTGCAGTCTACCATCCTTGTGGACACTGAACTTAAGCCTTCTCAGCGTGCCAGACTCATAGTCAAGTGGATTGATATTGCTCAA GAGTTGAGGATGCTGAAGAACTTCTCTTCCCTGAAGGCCATCATTTCAGGATTGCAATCAAATCCTATATACAGATTGAAGAAGACATGGGGTGCTGTCATAAAGGATAAG GCTGAGCTCTTTGAGGAATTGGCAAGAATCTTCAGTGAAGAAAATAATCAGCTGAACCAGCGAGAGTTACTCATGAAGGAGGGAACTGCCAAACATGCAGAGACTGCTCATGCTAATGACAGACATCTTCCAAAGGCACTAGAGAAATTGGCAATTAACCCATTG GCTGTGAGTTATGGAACCATTCCATATCTTGGTACATTCCTGACGGATCTCACAATGATTGACACAGCTATTCCAGATACTGTGTCTAATGGCCTCATTAACTTTGACAAGAAGCGTAAAGAATTTGAGGTTCTTGCTCAG ATACGTCTGCTACAAGGGGCAGCTAATGCATACCAGATGGTAAGGGATGAGATGTTTGAGAGATGGTGGGACTCAGTATTGGTTTTAGATGACAAGGAGGCTTGGAGGCTGTCTTGTCAGATTGAACCCCAAGGATCTTCAGCTCCATCATCAACTAGAGAGAGTAGAATGCGGAAAAGAGCACA ATTTAGTCACAGGAAGAATGACAGCATAGCAAGTACTTCTAGTGGATCATCTAGTAGTCAGTTCTTCTTTGATAATGATTCAATCAACAGCCCAACAAGTCACAATGACACATGTTCTCTTGAGAGAAAG ATGTCAACTTCTTCAAGCAGCTCGTCCCTACCTTCCCTTGATGTTTCTGTTCACTCTGGTGGCACTTCCACATCTGGTCGAACACCAGATCGTACCTCAAGCAACTCGCAGCAGCAGCAGTCAACGCAATCTCCTTATATTACTCCAGACTTTTACATTATTAGAGTTTCAATTGAGAGTAGTGCCCATGAAATTGAAG GTGTTAATCTCTACAAAAGCATAATGCTGAGCAACTCAGAACGTACGGTGTCAGTAATTCGAAAAGCCATGGAAAAGCATGGATTTGAAGGCAATCCAGAGGACTATACTCTTGCACAATTCCTACCTGATGGTG AAATGCTACTTCCTGCCTCTGCTAATGTATACTACGCCATCAACACTCAGTATGACTTGAACTTTGTTCTTAGACGGCGAAGACATGGTGATGAAAACACAATAATCAGAAAGAATCCTGTTAAAGATCACAAAATGAGGAAAAAGCTCCTGATGGCTTAG